A single genomic interval of Ictalurus furcatus strain D&B chromosome 20, Billie_1.0, whole genome shotgun sequence harbors:
- the LOC128624509 gene encoding probable G-protein coupled receptor 148 has protein sequence MEALLQGQTERLFVDAEDFILSLLCTFGDWYNSSGQAEHLRSQFALTNTSRTAMELFVEEWQVFLPPRHIRVFQICPILGFLAVFLTTPIVLARILSRAHLRQQTLYLLLANALLSDLLFVALYMLTTCLNTATVLMSDLACAAMLFLMGIFYSGGLFSATAIVLDTSLAILAPLRYAMLWPVSRTYAVVSAIWTVAIFFPAASVGLFLWYHTVSPCAQHICSLPLVLVLTVSHSKPLQVCMLLTVTAVIITLLLVVSGYVVLYCHTSKSGVWRGERSSRAKGTFLVHYLHLFLSVCPMLLLVIELLLYSYSSKLHPSTGLWVSLVLCNILLVLPKALAPYLYGLRYRDLREALLDFFRLNRPRAITPVM, from the coding sequence ATGGAAGCTCTTCTGCAGGGGCAAACAGAGAGGCTCTTCGTGGATGCGGAGGATTTCATACTATCTCTTTTGTGTACATTTGGGGACTGGTACAACAGCTCGGGGCAGGCAGAGCATCTCAGAAGCCAGTTTGCCCTGACTAACACCTCTCGTACTGCAATGGAGTTGTTTGTTGAAGAGTGGCAGGTTTTTCTTCCTCCTCGGCATATAAGGGTATTCCAGATCTGCCCCATCCTAGGATTTCTGGCTGTATTTTTAACCACACCAATCGTCCTGGCCCGGATCCTGTCCCGAGCTCACTTGCGGCAGCAGACTCTCTACCTTCTCCTGGCCAATGCCTTGCTTAGTGACCTACTCTTTGTGGCTCTTTACATGCTAACCACCTGTTTGAATACAGCCACTGTGCTGATGTCAGACTTGGCCTGTGCTGCCATGCTCTTCCTGATGGGCATCTTTTACAGCGGTGGGCTCTTCAGCGCCACCGCCATAGTGCTGGACACTTCCTTGGCTATATTAGCCCCGTTACGATATGCAATGCTGTGGCCGGTCTCCAGAACCTATGCAGTTGTCTCCGCTATCTGGACCGTTGCTATCTTCTTCCCTGCCGCATCTGTGGGTCTCTTCCTGTGGTACCATACGGTGAGCCCCTGCGCCCAACACATCTGCTCTCTGCCTCTGGTCCTAGTGCTAACTGTTAGCCACTCGAAGCCCCTCCAGGTGTGCATGCTGCTAACTGTCACGGCCGTCATAATCACCCTGCTGCTGGTGGTCTCTGGTTATGTGGTACTGTACTGTCATACCAGCAAGTCCGGAGTGTGGAGAGGAGAGCGGTCATCCCGGGCTAAAGGAACATTTCTTGTTCACTATCTCCACCTGTTCCTGTCTGTGTGTCCCATGCTGTTACTGGTCATCGAGTTGCTGCTGTACAGCTACAGCAGTAAGCTACATCCCAGTACAGGCCTCTGGGTCTCGCTGGTGCTGTGCAACATCCTGCTGGTTTTACCCAAAGCCCTGGCACCCTACCTGTACGGGCTCAGGTACAGGGACCTGCGTGAGGCTCTGCTGGATTTCTTTAGGCTGAATCGACCTAGGGCCATCACACCTGTGATGTGA
- the LOC128624511 gene encoding probable G-protein coupled receptor 148, which yields MNYSFLSDVSHKWFLVMQSERMNFLLIPAILLTTITLVINPLLLFCIFCSPSLRQETRYLLLANTLLSDILFLSFNLTNISCNALDMEMHYIFCEVLMVATVTTYCSSVLTVTLMVIDTFMAVRWPLRYNEILPLSRVKKIVGLVWVIAVMYPVSLVVVMAVTKRGNPENLKVCLVLLTLGTLEEDIKVGLHIYFSVWVIFCTVLILYCYIRLYMVTRSSGIWRSRYSRARMTLLAHAVMLLTYFAPGLVFTVELAQFEELSKHLHLTVWINMANMAVLMVVPRAFAPYMYGLRYREVYETVQLMLWKRCLSQRTNSSPTPTGP from the coding sequence ATGAATTACTCTTTCCTCTCTGATGTGTCTCACAAGTGGTTCCTGGTCATGCAGAGTGAAAGAATGAATTTCCTCCTCATCCCTGCTATTCTCCTCACTACCATCACTCTGGTTATAAACCCATTACTCCTCTTCTGCATCTTCTGTAGTCCATCTCTCCGACAGGAAACACGCTACCTCCTGCTGGCCAATACACTGCTATCGGACATCCTCTTCCTCAGCTTCAACCTTACCAACATTTCCTGTAATGCGCTGGACATGGAAATGCACTACATATTCTGTGAGGTCTTAATGGTTGCCACTGTGACTACATACTGCTCCTCTGTGTTAACTGTCACGCTGATGGTCATTGACACGTTTATGGCCGTGCGTTGGCCACTGCGCTACAATGAAATCCTGCCTCTGTCACGAGTAAAGAAGATAGTCGGATTGGTGTGGGTGATAGCCGTGATGTATCCAGTCTCactggtggtggtgatggcagTCACAAAACGCGGTAACCCAGAGAACCTGAAGGTGTGTCTGGTGCTGCTCACTCTAGGGACCCTGGAAGAAGACATCAAGGTCGGTCTGCATATCTACTTCAGCGTGTGGGTGATTTTCTGCACTGTGCTCATCCTCTACTGCTACATCCGTCTCTACATGGTCACCAGGAGCTCTGGGATATGGCGCAGTCGCTACTCACGAGCCCGGATGACTTTGCTAGCACACGCTGTGATGTTGCTAACATACTTCGCACCCGGTTTGGTGTTTACAGTGGAGCTGGCACAGTTTGAGGAGTTATCTAAACATCTGCACCTGACTGTGTGGATCAATATGGCGAATATGGCTGTGCTGATGGTTGTGCCACGTGCTTTCGCCCCGTACATGTATGGCTTGCGTTACCGTGAGGTCTATGAGACGGTTCAGCTGATGCTGTGGAAAAGATGCCTCAGCCAGCGCACCAACAGTTCACCAACACCAACCGGCCCTTAA